DNA from Spirochaetota bacterium:
GAACATCTCCAGCACGTAATATTTTTTCTTCGCAGGGTCCTTCCTGGAAATGAACGCCTTTGATTCCTCCCAGCGCTTCTGCCATTTCAGCTCGATCTCGGTAAAGTTGTAATCCCTTTCTTTATCTGCCATCACAAACCTCGGTGCGGAATAATTCGGTAGTCCAAGCACATACGGGTGAACCGCGTCATCCATATCAGGGGACATGAAACAACCTATTTACAATTGACGGGCATATCTTTTGTCAAGAGTATTTTAAGGGCTTAACACAGCACCCGCGCTTTGTTTCCTGTCTATGCCCTCACCCCCCGTCCCCCTCTCCCATGGAAAAATTGGAAAAAGGAGAGGGGGTTGTCTATAGAATTACTTATTACGGAAACCCTCTCCTTTTTGCCATTCTTAATGGGAGAGGGTGCCCCGGAGGGGCGGGTGAGGGGTCGCAATTTGGGAAATGTTACTCCATGTGCATACACTTTCAGACGGTGCGCCGTGCCGGTCGAAGCGGGAACAGTAGAGTCTAGTTGTACGACCTCAGTATGTTCAGCACCTCTTCGCTGGAGGAGGAATTGATGATGCTGTCCTTCACGGTATCCTTCTTGATGATGGACATGATGTTCGAAAGGAGGCGCAGGTATTCCTTGTGCTGCTTTTCCCCCGCCGCGACCAGGATGACCAGGTGGACCGGCTCCCCGTCCATGGAATCGAAATCGATGCCTTCTTTCGAGATCCCTATGGCAAAGGCCATTTCCTGTATGGTCCCGATCTTGGCATGGGGGATGGCGATGCCGAAGCCGATGCCGGTGCTCATGATCTCCTCGCGCTCTTTCAGCGCCTTGATGAGGGTATCGATGTCCCCGCACACGTCGCAGCCCTTGAACACAAGGGCCAGCTCCTCGATGGCCTTGAACTTGTTGGTCGACTGGAGGACCTTGATGTAATTGCTCTTCGTGTATTCGGTTACTGACGCCATGAATGCACCTCGCCTGGTAGATGGCAACATCATAGCTACCCAGCGCCGGCATCTGTCAATGATTAATTCCGGTTGTCCGACACGGCGGGGAATCGTCCGGTCTGTCAGTTCACCCCGGCCGCCACGCTTCCTTCGACGAAACCGAGAAGCTCCCGCTCCTCCTTCGTGGAGTACTTATCAAGGTCAAATCCGAGACCCAGGGGGTAGGGATGGGCCCGGGTGACATCGCCGAACCGCTCCTGCACCGAACCGTAGGTGTTGTTCCGGAATTCCCCGGGTATGGCGTAGCCGCTCCGGATGAGCCCCATCTCCCGCGCCGCGTGGAGGAGCTCGTCCTGGAAGGTGGAATCGGCCAGCTCAATCATCGCCTGGGCCCGCTCCTCGATGGAGGCGAACCGGAGCTGCCGCCATCCGTACTCGGTAACCACGCAGTCCATCTTGTTGCGGGTGACTCCCACGACGTTCCGCAGCACCGGCACGATGTTGCTCGCCATCGCCTCCACCGCGTCGTTTCTATAAGAGCTCCGCAGGCAGAGGATCGATTTCCCCCCCTCGCTCTTCATGCCCGACTCCTGGAACTCGAACTGGCCCCCCATGCCGGTATACTGCACGAAGCGGTCGCCGAGGAAAAAGCCCTCGGACGAGGCCTGGCTGAAAAGGTCCATCTGGAGGGTACTGTTGATGCCGTGAAATTTCGGGAGCTTGACGATGAAATCCTTGTTATTGGTCTCGTGCACCTCGGTCATCCAGACATCGGGATTGTCGTCTATAAACCGGTACAGGTCCTCCCCCCCGACCACGAAGGCGCCGGTAAGCAGGACCCCCCTCCGGTCCCGGCGGGTGAGAACACCGTTCCGGATCAGGTGAAGGAAGGCCGGGGATAGGAGCTCCGAATAGCCGTTGATGTCCCTCCGTCCCTTCTTCACCAGCCAGTAGGCTATGGAATCGGCCATCTGCCCGATCCCTATCTGGAGGGTCGCGCCGTCGGGGACCAGCTCAGAGACATAGCTCCCTATGGCGTGCTCCAGCACGGTCAGCGCCTGGTGGGGCATGATGAACAGGGGCTCATTCTGCTTCACCACGAAATCGATGCAGTCATCGGGGATGTCGGCGTTGCCGTGGCAGTAAGGCATGTTGTCATTTTCCAGGAGCATGACCGCGCCGTTGTTCTTTTTCACGTCGCGGATGGCCTGCAGCATGAGATCCACATTGGTGCCGCAGTTGTACCTGCCATGCTTCCGGGAGGCCTTCATCACCACCATGTTCAGCCCCCGCGACCGCGCCGCTTCGCTGGTGTCCCTGAAATTGACCGCCAGGTAGTCTGACTGTATGCCGGGAATCTTCCTTCCCAGGCCGGGTGAATAGTAGTAGCTGTGATAGGTCAGGTAGCGCGGCGGCTCTTCGCCTCTCGCGGCTGCGGCCGCGCAATCGTCAAAATATTGGAATGGCGTATAATCTTTGAAAATCCGTTCGTACACGGAGGCGAGGACCTCGGCCCTGGGGCTGCCGGAGGGACGGGGCTTTTCCAGGGTCAGTGCGGCGGTCACGGAGAAATCGATCTCGCCTTTTTTGGCGTATTCGCCCAGGGCGTTCAGGAAGGCGTTGCCGGAACCGATCCCGATGGGGGTCATGGCAAAGATCCTTCTGCCGAGCTTTCTGATGGCGAGGGCGGCCGCTTCATTTGCGTTTGCGCACAGTATCATCTCAATCCTCCTGAGAGAGATACGGACGCCCCAATCCATTACAATCTAACGCATTTTTTGAGTCAAGTCAAAGATTTGGACGATGATCCAGATTTTTTTACTTATTATATCTCACTGCCGCATAGATTATGGCAGCGGGCCAAAAAAAGAGGAGAAGCAGGATGAATACCGGGAGGGAAAACGTTTTTCTGGCAGGAGCGGAAACCGCCTGCATCGGCGCGATGTTCCCAGTCTGGTTGGACGGTGCATCCTGTTTTCGAATATCCTCAAGGGCCCTGTTCCGCATGTCGTTCCACCGATCAATTCCCACCGGCGTCCCGCAATAGGGACAGAGGGGGAGGGCGGCCTGCGACGCGGGAAAGCTTTGTGATATGGCGCTCCCGCAGCTGTCGCAGCGGTCCACCAGTACCATGGTGCGATGAAGGCGGCCGTCAATGATCTTTTCCGGTTCTCCTTCGAGGATGTAATAGCCGAGGCCCCGCCGATTGATGAGCAGAAGAGCCTGTTCGACGGCGCGGCGGCTGATTCCGGAGCTCTTCATCAGATCGGCCACCGGCGCTTCAGGTGTTATTTTCATCTTATGCATGATCGCGGACGCGACCTGTTCCTTTCTGCGGAAACTGTAGCCTATTAGAAGAAATACCATTGCCGGAAGAAAGAGCATCAACGCCGCCGTGTAGAGCTTTTCGGACTGGTCGGGAGAAGCCCCCTTTACCATATTGGATACCGCTGTCCCGCCGGTAAGGATAAAAAGCGCCAGAAAGACGTAACCCGCCTTTATGAGAATATCATCGATGCCGTATATATTGTATCTATCTTCATTCATTGCCGGCACTAGAGGATCACGTCCAGGCCTCTTTCTTTCAGATACTCCTTGACCTGCCTGATGCTGAAAGTGCGGAAATGAAATACAGAAGCAGCCAGAAGTACCTGCGCGCCGCCCTTGACCACACCGTCGTAGAAATGCTCCAGGGTGCCGGCCCCGCCCGAGGCAATGACCGGCACGGACACCGCGTCAGCGACCGCCCTGGTGAATTCCAGGTCGTATCCCGCCAGGGTGCCGTCGCCGTCCATGCTTGTGGGGAGCACGCAGTCGACGCCGGCTTCGTCGCAGGCGCCGGCCCACTGGATGGCGTCTTTCCCGACCGGCGTGGTCCCCCCGGAGACGACGAGCTCAAAACCTGACGGCATCGACTTGTTTCTCCGCGCGTCGATGGCTATCACGATCCTGCCGGGGCCGAACTCCTTCACCGCCCGTTTCATCAGGTCGGGATTTTTCACCGCGGCGCTGTTCATGGACACCTTGGTGGCCCCGGCCTCGAGGACCAGTTCTATATCCTCAAGGCTATTAATGCCGCCGCCCATGGTAAGGGGGATGGTAATGGCCGATGAAACCTGCTTGACCCACTCGAGCCTGGTTTTCCTGTTCTCCAGGGTCGCGGCGATATCGAGCATGGCCAGCTCATCCGCCCCTTCGGACTGATAAAAGCCGGCGTTCTGGACCGGGTCGCCGGCGTCGCGCAGATTTACGAAATTGATTCCCTTGACCACCCGTCCTTCCTTCATGTCAAGGCACGGCATTATTTTTATCTTCCCCATGTTTTTCCCTCTCTGGTTCATTACATGACAAGACTCAATCCTAAACCACCATTGCCGAAAGTCAAGAGAAGAATCCGTTCCCGGCGGGGCATGATGTCCTTTTTTTAAATCTTGACAGAAAATTAATTCTCCCGGGATATACACCGGGTATTACCTGATACATTCTGTTAAAGAAGAAGGACAGGGACCCAGCCCGATCATCAGGGGCTGTTAATTTATTACATTCACCATCACAAGGAGTATCCCATGGATCTGCATAAAATCATATATCTTCTGTGGCCCATCAAGGGACAGGGCAAGGCCAAGACCCGCGAAATCCTGCTGCGCGAGATGGCGAGCCGCCTCATCGGCTCCGGGGCGGAGCGCCTCACCATGGACATAGCCGACCCTGACGCGGAGATGCGCTCCCCCGCGCCTAAGCTCTACAGCGGAGAGCCGATTTGTGCCCTGGTCAACGTCTGGGTCGAGGATATGGGCAAACGAAAAAACATCGAGGACACGCTCCGCTATGCCGGTTTCAGGTTAGCCGGATACCTGGTGGAGGAGTCGATTTACACCGATTACGGCGGGAACCGCCATTCAAAGCCCCGGGACTGGGATGACGGCAAGCGCTCCCCGGGCATAACCATGGTCACCCTCATGGAGCGGCCCAGGCGCCTCTCCCGCGAGGAATGGATCAAGCGGTGGCACGGCACCATGTCGCCGGTCTCCGAAGAGATACAGCCGCGCACCCGCTACGTCCGCAACGTGGTGATCGAGGCCATAACGCCCGACGCCCTTCCCTTCGAGGGGATCGTCGAGGAGGCGTGGCCCTCGAAAAAGCACGTTTCCAGCCCCTTTCTTTTCTACGGCGCGGCCAATATCCTGCAGCTCGCGAAAAACATGGTCACGATCCTGAAGGCGGTCAAATCCTTCCTGGACCTCCGCCACATTCGCACCACCGTCATGAGCGAGTACCTTATTAAAACGAAGTAGCCGGTTTATCCCCATGGATATACCGGCCAGTGCGGCATATCCATGGGATCCTTGCCCTGATAATTAATATTTGACATTCTCGAGATTTACCGCTACAAGAGACATGCCGTCACAATCATCATTGTAGTCCGGATTACAACGCAGGGAGGCCTCTATGGGTCACGTACGATATGTTCCGCTTGTCTTGTCATTTTTCATGGCCGGCCTCATGGCATGCTCATCGACAACGCCAAAAGCTGTGACCAAATCCGCCACCCTTATCGGAAAATGGGAGGGTGTGGATCGGACCGGGAAGCCCGGGGCATTCCACTTCTTTGAGGACGGCTCCATCATCCTCGTCATCGACGGCAAAAGCCTGGGCGGCGCCGATTCAAACAGCATGGGCCGGATGAAGTTTACCGTTGACTACACCAGGGACCCCATTGAGCTCGACATTATCGGCATCGATCCTACCGGGATAGAGCGGGGCAAAATTCTTATGATAGTGAAATTCATTTCAAAAGATAAAATCAAGATCAGGTCATATTTTAATGACGAGCGGCCCCAGGGCTTCGGCGAGGAAACCATCGACGACACCATCATCCTGGACCGGAAGATTGAATGAAGGCGATCAGCTGAAAAGCCGGTCGATGATCCACCGGGAAAATTTCGTTGTGCTGGCCTTCATCATCAATGTGAAAGCCGGGCTGTCAATCAGGGCCTTGAACAGCGATGCCCTCCTGAGGCGGAAATTAAAGGCCCTTCTGCACATCTTTTCATACTGCGCCAGCGACCTCTCGTCAGGCATGCCTGCTCCCCGTTCATAGGCCCGCAGGACCGCGTCCGCGGCGAGGACGCCGCTTTCCATGGCATAGGATATTCCCTCGGCAGTGGCGGGGTTGCAGAGTCTTCCCGCCTCGCCGGCGTAGAGCATTCCCCTGGCGTATACGGCCTTCACCGATCCCGAGGTATTAATGACAAAGGACCGGCTCTTGCCCATCTGCGACGCCCCGGAGAGCCTCTTTGCGTAATGCTTTTCCAGGAATTCCTCAAAGACATCGGCCACGTTCCTTCCCCTGAGCCGTTCCTGTCGGAGGCACACGCCGATGTTCACGATGCCGTCCCCCTCGGGGAAGACCCACCCGTAATGGGGGAGCAGGTCGCCGTCAAAGACCATCTCCATGGTGCCTTCTTCCATATCGAAATCCTTCCACCATCCGATCCGGGAATAGACGGGATAAAGGGGCCTGGTATCGGCGAAATATTTTTCCCTGAATTCCCTGTTGCGTCCCCCGTTGGCCAGTATCGTCACCTCCGCTTCGATGACACGGTCGCCGTCCCGGGCGCCGACGATCCTGCCATGGCCGTCGAGAAGGAGGTCCCGGAGAGTAAACCCGGGAACGAACCTGGCCCCGTGGGTCCTGGCCCTGTCGAGCAGGGCAGCGTCGAATATTCTCCTGTTGATGGTCATGGCCTTCAGATTGGTGGACATGATGATGTCCTGGCCCCCAGGCCCCACGAACCGCACCCGTTTCATGGCCGCGCTGGGACTGAGGCCGGTGAGAATATGATCCAGATTCATCTTTTTTAGGAAGCGGTGCGATGACGGCGATATGCCCCCGGCGCAGGGCTTCCCGCGGGGGAAGTCGGAACGGTCGACGAGGATAAAATCGAGGAAGCCTGAACTGGCCAGGCGGTATGCCGCCATGGTCCCCGCCGGACCGGCCCCGATGATCAACACCTTTGTCTTCATACCCCTGTTCCACCCACAGCTGATTTTTTTATAGAAAGAAATAATGTAGCATTGTTTCATTGCCATTTTATGTCAAGAATTAGTAAGACTACAGGTTATTATATTGGATAGCAGCATATTTTTAGGGGGCATGGAGCCATCCCGGCGAGAAGGCGACATGGATGTCGCCGATTCCGCCGAGTCAACATGGACGTTATACGAGGCGGACGAGCGGGATGGCCCATACCCCCCAATTTACGACTGCTGTCATTATATGGTGTACTGGGATACGTTTTCGCTAACAGGGGACAGTAATCAGCCAACATTAAAAAATCATTGACGTAATTCATTGTCTCACCCTAGCATAGGTACATCAATCAGCACGACACTCAGGGGTGAGCTATGAAGGTTATCCATGTAATAAAAAGGATCGAAGAAATCGACAACGATGTGAGGGAGCTTAAAAAACTCGAGAAATCGGTGAAACGGAACAAGTCCTTCACCACTCCCATCTTCATGTCCATAGAGAAGCAGATCAACATCCTGCTGGGCGAACGGATCAAAATGCTGGACCTGAAGATCGAGAACCCTCCTGAATCGATGCGGAAAGAGATCGAGGGCGACGAGACAATAGAGAAGCCGGCGCCCCTGGCCAAGGCCACGCCGGAGCCGGAAAAAAAGAAAAAAGAGCCGAAGCCGAAAAAAGTTGAGCCCATCGAAACCATTGACGATGATGACGACATCCCGATGCTGACCCAGGACCAGATCGACGCGAAGATCAGCACCCTGGAGTCCGACAAGGACAAACCGAAGGCCTCCTCAAAAAAGGAAGCGGAGCGAAAGGTCGTCGACGACAGCAGCGTTAAAATTCTGGATATCGCCCTCGAAAAGGGGACTCTCGGAAGCGATCTTGACGATAAAAAGGAAAAGGAAAAAA
Protein-coding regions in this window:
- a CDS encoding NAD(P)/FAD-dependent oxidoreductase, translated to MKTKVLIIGAGPAGTMAAYRLASSGFLDFILVDRSDFPRGKPCAGGISPSSHRFLKKMNLDHILTGLSPSAAMKRVRFVGPGGQDIIMSTNLKAMTINRRIFDAALLDRARTHGARFVPGFTLRDLLLDGHGRIVGARDGDRVIEAEVTILANGGRNREFREKYFADTRPLYPVYSRIGWWKDFDMEEGTMEMVFDGDLLPHYGWVFPEGDGIVNIGVCLRQERLRGRNVADVFEEFLEKHYAKRLSGASQMGKSRSFVINTSGSVKAVYARGMLYAGEAGRLCNPATAEGISYAMESGVLAADAVLRAYERGAGMPDERSLAQYEKMCRRAFNFRLRRASLFKALIDSPAFTLMMKASTTKFSRWIIDRLFS
- a CDS encoding PTS sugar transporter subunit IIA, whose product is MASVTEYTKSNYIKVLQSTNKFKAIEELALVFKGCDVCGDIDTLIKALKEREEIMSTGIGFGIAIPHAKIGTIQEMAFAIGISKEGIDFDSMDGEPVHLVILVAAGEKQHKEYLRLLSNIMSIIKKDTVKDSIINSSSSEEVLNILRSYN
- the hisF gene encoding imidazole glycerol phosphate synthase subunit HisF, with protein sequence MGKIKIMPCLDMKEGRVVKGINFVNLRDAGDPVQNAGFYQSEGADELAMLDIAATLENRKTRLEWVKQVSSAITIPLTMGGGINSLEDIELVLEAGATKVSMNSAAVKNPDLMKRAVKEFGPGRIVIAIDARRNKSMPSGFELVVSGGTTPVGKDAIQWAGACDEAGVDCVLPTSMDGDGTLAGYDLEFTRAVADAVSVPVIASGGAGTLEHFYDGVVKGGAQVLLAASVFHFRTFSIRQVKEYLKERGLDVIL